AGGAGAAATGCAGGTCGGGATGAATTAAACGTTCGTATTTTCTACAGCTCGAACATTCGCCACAACTATCATTTTCGCCTTTATTGAGGCAATTGATGTATTGTGCATAGGCAATAGCCAGCGGTACAGCGCCAGAACCAGCAGGCGACAAAAATAGTTGCGCATGGCTAATGCGGTTTTCTTTAACCGTTTGCACCAATTGTTGCTTCACTCTTTCCTGTCCGATGATTTCTTTAAACTGCATTTGGTGCAAAATAAGAAATAGATATGAGATTCACACATTCGTCATTACGATCTTACTTTTGAAACACATTTTTTAGTGTTAAATGTTAAATAAAGCTCATAACTTCTGTAGCTTATCCGGTCAATATTATTTTGAAAAGCAAGGTCTTGTGCGTTTCGGTTCCGAAAGCCCTGCTATCTCTTCAAGTCCTCGCTACGCTGCGGGCTTTTCGTTCTATCAGGTTTATTTAACTAAATCAGTAATTCTTCGGAAATAAACCTTTAAAACCAGAATATCCAGATATAATATGCTCACCAACTTCACCCAAACCGTACAGGCCTGAATCAACTAAACCTGATGGGAGAGCGGACATCCTACAGCAGGACCGTATATACCCAAGTACTACAGGCTTTGCTTTACAAAAAATGAAACCATCAATTTTTACCATAAACAACATACGCGTTGCCTCAACATTAATCTTGGTTTATTGATTATTTCAAAAACCTTACCTTTGGCTTTTATTTTTTAAACGGGACTAAACGCTTTGCACCAAACACCCTACGCTTAATTATTTTTATGGCACGTATCCTCGCATTTGATTATGGAACCAAACGCATCGGCATTGCGGTAACTGATCCTTTGCAGATTATTGCAACAGGGCTTGACACCGTGCATCCGAAAGATGTGATCGAGTATGTTAAAAAGTACATGCTTACCGAGCAGGTGGAGGCTTTTGTACTCGGCGATCCTAAACAGATGGATGGATCTCCATCCGAATCCGCACAACATGTAAAAGGTTTTGCTACACTGTTAAAAAAATCATTCCCTGATATCCCAAGGCACTGGGTTGATGAGCGTTTTACCTCTAAGCTTGCCCATCAGGCCATTATGCAGAGTGGCTTAAAAAAAAATGGACAGAAGGGATAAAGATAGGGTTGATACCATTGCCGCAACCATCATTTTACAATATTTTATGGAAAGTAACCGTTTATAACCAACAAATGAGCCTGATAAACGACGATTTACAAGATTTATTAATTGCCTACTGCGAACCTGAAAGCGAACTGCTTCAACAGATAGATCGCGAAACTAACCTTAAAGTTTTAATGCCCCGTATGCTATCTGGCCACTATCAGGGCCGGGTTTTGAGCATGCTCAGCAAAATGATCTCCCCTAGAAGGATTTTAGAAATCGGCACTTTTACCGGTTATGCCACTTTATGCCTTGCTGAAGGATTAACCAAAGATGGCATATTGTATACGCTGGATATTAATGAAGAATTGGAAGATATGGTTCGCCATAACTTTGCCCAATCTGCATTTAATGATCAGATCAACTATATCCTTGGCGATGCTACCACTACAGTAGCGGGTTTAGATGAAGTTTTCGATATTGTTTTTATCGATGCCGACAAGAAAAACAACGGCACCTATTACGATCTTATTTTTGATCGCGTTCGCCCAGGCGGGATTATTATTGTTGATA
The nucleotide sequence above comes from Pedobacter riviphilus. Encoded proteins:
- a CDS encoding O-methyltransferase, which codes for MSLINDDLQDLLIAYCEPESELLQQIDRETNLKVLMPRMLSGHYQGRVLSMLSKMISPRRILEIGTFTGYATLCLAEGLTKDGILYTLDINEELEDMVRHNFAQSAFNDQINYILGDATTTVAGLDEVFDIVFIDADKKNNGTYYDLIFDRVRPGGIIIVDNVLWSGKVLQEKQDKDTRNITSFNDKIAADERVEKLILPVRDGLFVIRKK